One region of Turicibacter bilis genomic DNA includes:
- the plsY gene encoding glycerol-3-phosphate 1-O-acyltransferase PlsY has product MNNIILMIVAYLLGSFPSALVIGKTFYQKDIRNYGSGNLGSTNAFRVLGKKGGAVVFILDILKGGLALLIATYGGATISPLIIAVFALIGHIYPIFANFKGGKAVATSAGIILFYSPVLFAILFIIFVITLKIWKMVSLSSTIISIAAVFIVWFGNYDLTAQIMFSIFAALIIIKHIPNYKRILNGTENKVSFL; this is encoded by the coding sequence ATGAACAATATAATTTTAATGATTGTCGCTTATTTATTAGGCTCATTCCCCTCAGCACTTGTGATTGGGAAGACTTTTTATCAAAAAGATATTCGTAACTACGGCTCTGGAAATCTAGGAAGCACGAATGCGTTCCGTGTTCTAGGAAAAAAAGGAGGGGCCGTTGTTTTTATTCTAGATATTTTAAAAGGGGGATTGGCTCTATTAATTGCTACTTATGGGGGAGCAACGATTTCACCATTAATTATTGCTGTATTTGCTTTAATCGGTCACATCTATCCCATTTTCGCTAATTTTAAAGGGGGAAAAGCTGTAGCTACAAGCGCTGGAATTATATTATTTTACTCACCCGTTCTATTTGCGATACTATTCATTATTTTCGTTATTACATTAAAAATTTGGAAGATGGTTTCACTATCATCAACGATTATTTCCATCGCCGCTGTCTTCATCGTTTGGTTCGGAAATTATGATTTAACGGCACAAATTATGTTTTCAATCTTCGCAGCTCTTATTATTATTAAACATATTCCAAATTATAAGCGTATCTTAAACGGGACAGAGAACAAAGTTTCATTCTTATAA
- a CDS encoding PhoH family protein, with protein MSKDPIKIPAVFETIDETISVVGHHDKHLKIFEDYYNVEISLRGDQLYLFGDEKKAEIIRQVLLALVELHRKGKEITERDVLYAIKMNEQHRLGELESLFDERYKIIKTIQGKTIYAKTFNQKEYYRKIQDNDLVFGIGPAGTGKTYLAVVIGVALLKKNIVRKIILTRPVVEAGENLGFLPGDLKEKVDPYLRPLYDALYDVLGLEQTEKMIERGIIEIAPLAYMRGRTLEDAYIILDEAQNTTKQQMKMFLTRLGFNSKMVVTGDETQIDLPKPVKSGLKHAKEILSDVKGIEFVQFETVDVVRHTLVQKIIESYEKTGE; from the coding sequence ATGAGTAAAGACCCTATTAAAATACCTGCAGTGTTTGAAACTATTGATGAGACAATCTCAGTTGTTGGACATCACGATAAACATTTAAAAATCTTTGAAGATTACTACAATGTCGAGATTTCATTACGAGGCGATCAGTTGTATTTATTCGGTGATGAGAAAAAAGCCGAAATTATTCGTCAAGTGTTATTAGCACTTGTGGAGTTACATCGTAAAGGAAAAGAAATTACAGAACGTGATGTGTTATATGCAATAAAAATGAATGAACAGCATCGTTTAGGTGAATTAGAATCACTCTTTGATGAGCGTTATAAAATTATCAAAACGATTCAAGGAAAAACCATCTATGCTAAAACATTCAATCAAAAAGAATATTATCGTAAAATTCAAGACAATGACCTTGTTTTTGGAATTGGACCAGCCGGGACCGGAAAAACTTATTTAGCGGTTGTGATTGGTGTTGCGTTACTTAAAAAGAATATTGTTCGTAAAATCATCTTAACGCGTCCAGTCGTTGAAGCGGGAGAAAACCTTGGATTTTTACCAGGAGATTTAAAAGAAAAGGTTGACCCATATTTACGTCCGCTATATGATGCATTATATGATGTACTAGGTCTGGAACAAACAGAAAAAATGATTGAACGTGGAATTATTGAGATTGCGCCACTTGCTTATATGCGTGGTCGTACCCTTGAAGATGCGTATATCATTTTAGATGAAGCACAAAATACAACGAAACAGCAAATGAAAATGTTCTTAACGCGTTTAGGATTTAATTCTAAGATGGTAGTCACAGGTGATGAGACTCAGATTGACTTACCTAAACCAGTAAAATCAGGTTTAAAACATGCAAAAGAAATTTTATCAGATGTAAAAGGAATTGAATTTGTTCAATTCGAAACAGTTGACGTTGTTCGTCATACGCTTGTTCAAAAAATTATTGAAAGCTATGAAAAGACTGGTGAGTAA
- a CDS encoding YneF family protein produces the protein MFTSWVFWLWIIIALLVGAVVGFFVAQRQLKKYLQKNPPINEEVVRTMMMQMGRTPSQKQINQVMKQINQNMK, from the coding sequence ATGTTTACAAGTTGGGTATTTTGGTTATGGATTATTATCGCATTATTAGTAGGAGCTGTTGTTGGATTTTTCGTCGCACAACGTCAATTAAAGAAATATTTACAAAAAAACCCACCTATTAATGAAGAAGTCGTACGTACAATGATGATGCAAATGGGGCGTACACCTTCTCAAAAACAAATTAACCAAGTAATGAAACAAATTAATCAAAATATGAAGTAA
- the tkt gene encoding transketolase: MENNISLQSINTIRTLGIDAINKANSGHPGVVLGAAPMAYTLFTKHMNANPSNSNWFNRDRFVLAAGHGSMLLYSLLHLSGYNVSMDDIKQFRQWDSKTPGHPEFGHTDGVDATSGPLGQGIPMAIGMALAEKFLASRYNKEGYPLVDHYNFVICGDGDLMEGVTSEASSLAGHLGLGKVVVLYDSNDICLDGDLTQSFTEDVLKRYESYGWHVQRVEDGTDIDAINAAIECAKQTTDKPSIIEIKTVIGYGSKLQGTNAVHGAPLGEEDSAYAKAQYGWDHEPFTVPTEVYSHFENTIKARGEEANKAWDELFARYSKEYPELAEELTKAMNNELIIDLADVMPSYEIGHSQATRDTNNEAINAIANAIPYFLGGSADLSHSNKTNIKNGGDFSKVTPEGRNIYFGVREFAMASMLNGMMLHGGVRVFGGTFFVFCDYLKPAMRMAALMGLPVTYVLTHDSIAVGEDGPTHEPIEQLAMLRTIPNFSVIRPADANETAAAWRLAVESKSTPTALILTRQNLTTMANTSYEGVSKGAYVVSEAQGKMDGILIATGSEVNLAVAAQEALANEGINVRVVSMPSMDLFEKQSKEYRESVLPKSVTKRMSIEMGATYGWHKYVGFDGVVLGIDRFGASAPANQVIEAYGFTVENIVSLYKGM; the protein is encoded by the coding sequence GTGGAAAATAACATCTCATTACAATCAATTAATACAATTCGTACATTAGGAATCGATGCAATTAATAAGGCGAATTCAGGTCATCCAGGTGTTGTATTAGGGGCAGCTCCGATGGCATATACTTTATTTACAAAACATATGAATGCTAACCCAAGCAATAGTAATTGGTTCAATCGTGACCGTTTTGTGTTAGCAGCTGGACATGGTTCAATGTTACTTTATTCATTATTACATTTATCAGGATATAATGTAAGCATGGATGATATTAAACAATTCCGTCAATGGGATTCTAAAACTCCAGGACATCCAGAGTTTGGACATACAGATGGTGTTGATGCAACAAGTGGACCATTAGGTCAAGGGATTCCAATGGCAATTGGAATGGCTCTAGCAGAAAAATTCTTAGCTAGTCGTTACAATAAAGAAGGGTATCCATTAGTTGATCATTACAATTTCGTTATTTGTGGTGATGGAGACTTAATGGAAGGTGTAACGAGTGAAGCCTCATCACTTGCAGGTCACTTAGGGTTAGGAAAAGTCGTTGTTTTATACGATTCAAATGATATCTGCTTAGATGGAGACTTAACACAAAGCTTTACTGAAGATGTATTAAAACGTTATGAATCTTATGGTTGGCACGTTCAACGTGTTGAAGATGGAACTGATATTGACGCTATCAATGCAGCTATTGAATGTGCAAAACAAACAACAGATAAACCATCAATTATTGAAATTAAAACAGTCATTGGATATGGTTCAAAATTACAAGGAACGAATGCTGTTCACGGTGCACCGTTAGGTGAAGAAGATAGTGCTTATGCAAAAGCACAATATGGATGGGATCATGAGCCTTTCACCGTACCAACAGAAGTTTATTCTCATTTTGAAAATACAATCAAAGCTCGTGGAGAAGAAGCTAACAAAGCATGGGATGAATTATTCGCACGTTATTCAAAAGAATACCCAGAATTAGCTGAAGAATTAACAAAAGCAATGAACAATGAATTAATCATTGATTTAGCAGATGTTATGCCTTCATATGAAATCGGACATTCACAAGCAACACGTGATACAAATAATGAAGCAATTAATGCGATTGCAAATGCGATTCCTTACTTCTTAGGAGGATCAGCTGACCTTTCGCACTCAAATAAAACAAACATTAAAAATGGTGGGGACTTTTCAAAAGTAACACCAGAAGGACGTAATATTTACTTTGGAGTTCGTGAATTTGCGATGGCTTCGATGTTAAATGGTATGATGTTACACGGTGGGGTACGCGTATTCGGAGGAACATTCTTCGTATTCTGTGATTACCTAAAACCAGCGATGCGTATGGCAGCGTTAATGGGATTACCAGTGACTTATGTTTTAACACACGACTCAATTGCTGTTGGAGAAGATGGTCCAACTCATGAACCAATCGAACAATTAGCCATGTTACGTACGATTCCAAACTTCTCAGTGATTCGTCCAGCTGATGCAAATGAAACAGCAGCGGCTTGGCGTTTAGCAGTGGAATCAAAATCAACTCCAACAGCATTAATCTTAACTCGTCAAAACTTAACAACAATGGCTAACACTTCATACGAAGGGGTAAGTAAAGGGGCTTATGTTGTAAGTGAAGCACAAGGTAAGATGGATGGAATCTTAATTGCAACCGGTTCAGAAGTCAACTTAGCTGTAGCAGCACAAGAAGCTTTAGCTAATGAAGGAATCAATGTTCGTGTTGTAAGCATGCCTTCAATGGATTTATTCGAAAAACAATCTAAAGAATACCGTGAATCAGTTCTTCCAAAATCAGTGACAAAACGTATGTCAATTGAAATGGGAGCAACATACGGATGGCATAAATATGTTGGATTCGATGGCGTTGTTTTAGGAATTGATCGCTTCGGAGCATCTGCGCCAGCAAATCAAGTCATTGAAGCATACGGATTCACAGTTGAAAATATTGTTTCTTTATACAAAGGAATGTAA
- the parC gene encoding DNA topoisomerase IV subunit A, translating to MNKATQERVQVMRLEDIMGDRFGRYSKYIIQDRALPDVRDGLKPVQRRILYAMYKDGNTYEKPFRKSAKTVGNVIGNYHPHGDSSVYDAMVRLSQDWKLREPLVQMHGNNGSIDGDPAAAMRYTEARLSAISGLLLKDIDKNLVDFVPNFDDSMTEPTVLPAFFPNLLVNGATGISAGYATDIPPHNLGEIIDAVIYRMNHKQCALDDILTFVQGPDFPTGAIIQGEQEIKKAYTTGKGRIVIRSKAEIEPVRGGREQIVVTEIPYEVNKANLVKKIDDLRIDKKVEGIMEVRDETDRNGLRIVIELKKDVKSEIVLNYLFKNTDLQISYNINMVAIHNKRPVLMGLMDLIDAYIQHQKEVVTNRSNFDLKRARERQHIVEGLIKMVSVLDEVVQIIRHSKDKADAKKNLIQAFGFSERQAEAIVMLQLYRLTNTDVTALEKENEELTKTIQELTAILSSETKLLKVIQDELKQVKKQFETPRRSVIQKHIQEIKIDETDMVVKEDVMVAITKDGYVKRTSLRSYNATKSDTSTMKEGDELVAKLQLDTLQTLVMFTNRGSFIYLPVFKLPEFKWKDIGQHVSNLVTMDSEEKIIAVHAVSNFKTEEYFFFTTASGMVKKTRLSDLEVTRYNRAMVAMSVKEDDELISVIRCTFMNDVIMVTKNGYLLKFSDDEITPTGLKAMGVKGIQLGSGDQLIKVVLASVNDEILLLTQRGNIKKLKVKDIALSTRNKKGCLGIKTIKSNPHQFVDCIKVLPKQEVSILTIDGITKLNTILKPVDLNSVGTNMVDAEVFKFVVEDIE from the coding sequence ATGAATAAAGCTACCCAAGAACGTGTGCAGGTCATGCGTTTAGAGGATATTATGGGTGATCGTTTTGGACGTTACTCGAAATATATTATTCAAGATCGTGCATTACCAGATGTGCGAGATGGATTGAAGCCTGTACAACGACGTATTTTATATGCGATGTATAAAGACGGAAATACTTATGAAAAACCATTCCGTAAATCGGCTAAAACAGTCGGTAACGTGATTGGTAACTATCATCCTCATGGAGATTCTTCCGTTTATGATGCTATGGTGCGTTTATCACAAGATTGGAAGCTTCGTGAACCATTAGTTCAAATGCATGGGAATAATGGTAGTATTGATGGCGATCCAGCAGCCGCGATGCGTTATACGGAAGCTCGTTTATCAGCTATTTCAGGATTGTTATTAAAAGATATCGATAAAAACTTAGTTGATTTTGTTCCAAACTTTGATGATTCGATGACAGAACCAACAGTATTACCAGCCTTTTTCCCAAACTTATTAGTAAATGGGGCAACAGGGATTTCAGCCGGTTATGCAACTGATATCCCCCCCCATAACTTAGGTGAGATTATTGACGCCGTTATTTATCGAATGAATCATAAACAATGTGCATTAGATGATATTTTAACGTTTGTTCAAGGTCCAGATTTCCCAACAGGTGCTATTATTCAAGGGGAACAAGAAATAAAAAAAGCCTATACAACTGGAAAAGGTCGTATTGTCATTCGTTCAAAAGCTGAGATTGAACCAGTTCGTGGAGGACGTGAACAAATCGTTGTCACTGAAATTCCTTATGAAGTCAATAAAGCAAATTTAGTGAAGAAAATTGATGATCTTCGTATTGATAAAAAAGTTGAAGGAATCATGGAAGTACGTGACGAAACGGACCGCAATGGATTACGAATCGTCATTGAACTTAAAAAAGATGTTAAATCAGAAATCGTCTTAAATTACTTATTTAAAAATACTGATTTACAAATCTCTTATAACATTAACATGGTTGCGATTCATAATAAGCGTCCAGTCTTAATGGGATTAATGGATTTAATCGATGCGTATATTCAGCATCAAAAAGAAGTGGTAACTAACCGCTCAAACTTCGATTTAAAACGTGCTCGTGAACGTCAGCACATTGTTGAAGGGTTAATTAAAATGGTGTCTGTTTTAGATGAAGTCGTTCAAATTATTCGTCATTCAAAAGACAAAGCAGATGCGAAGAAAAATTTAATTCAAGCCTTTGGATTCAGTGAGCGTCAAGCAGAAGCTATCGTGATGTTACAGTTATATCGCTTAACTAATACAGACGTCACAGCTCTTGAAAAAGAGAATGAAGAATTAACAAAAACTATTCAAGAATTAACAGCTATTTTAAGTAGTGAAACTAAACTGTTAAAAGTCATTCAAGATGAGTTGAAACAAGTTAAAAAGCAATTTGAAACACCTCGCCGTAGTGTCATTCAAAAACATATCCAAGAAATCAAAATTGATGAAACAGATATGGTTGTTAAGGAAGATGTCATGGTTGCAATCACAAAAGATGGCTATGTTAAACGTACAAGTCTACGTTCTTACAATGCTACAAAATCAGATACGTCAACGATGAAAGAAGGCGACGAATTAGTTGCTAAACTTCAGTTAGATACGCTTCAAACACTTGTCATGTTTACAAATCGAGGAAGCTTTATTTATTTACCAGTCTTTAAGTTGCCTGAGTTTAAGTGGAAAGATATTGGTCAACACGTTTCAAACTTAGTGACGATGGATTCAGAAGAAAAAATTATTGCGGTACATGCGGTTTCTAATTTCAAAACGGAAGAGTACTTCTTCTTTACGACTGCAAGCGGAATGGTTAAGAAAACTCGATTAAGTGATTTAGAGGTGACACGTTATAACCGTGCCATGGTAGCCATGTCGGTAAAAGAAGATGATGAATTAATTTCAGTCATTCGTTGTACGTTTATGAACGATGTCATTATGGTAACAAAAAATGGATATCTGTTAAAGTTTAGTGATGATGAAATTACCCCAACTGGATTAAAGGCGATGGGAGTCAAAGGGATTCAATTAGGATCAGGTGATCAATTAATTAAAGTTGTTTTAGCCTCTGTTAATGATGAAATTTTGCTGTTAACGCAACGTGGAAATATTAAAAAATTAAAAGTAAAAGACATTGCGTTATCAACGCGTAACAAAAAGGGATGTTTAGGAATTAAAACCATTAAATCAAATCCACATCAATTTGTTGATTGTATCAAGGTTTTACCAAAACAAGAGGTTTCAATTTTAACAATTGATGGGATAACTAAATTAAATACAATACTTAAACCTGTTGATTTAAACTCAGTTGGAACAAATATGGTTGATGCTGAGGTCTTTAAATTTGTGGTTGAAGATATAGAATAA
- a CDS encoding YabP/YqfC family sporulation protein yields the protein MEMINKVESLIFKQALSYPLIQLIQNKSVIVNDRCTVENFTEESCILKTPDNRYVIFGVNLRIKEYGDLVIRIESDGIKKIEIVGDMDE from the coding sequence ATGGAAATGATTAATAAGGTTGAATCATTAATCTTTAAGCAAGCCTTGAGTTATCCTCTTATTCAACTCATACAGAATAAAAGCGTCATTGTCAATGATCGTTGTACGGTAGAGAATTTTACAGAGGAATCTTGTATTTTGAAGACCCCAGATAACCGCTATGTGATTTTTGGGGTGAACTTACGTATTAAAGAGTATGGTGACTTAGTCATTCGAATTGAAAGTGATGGGATAAAAAAAATAGAAATAGTCGGTGATATGGATGAATAA
- a CDS encoding sporulation protein YqfD — MIYGVKKHEDGYLVTIRKDVAKQLETRYPIVTELSIYPAILKIIVPIVALTCLLMILMNKHTIGYRINGNLNTQEQQELEALLEPHFNQVGPFHFLKSEVEDIKTELEAYYNEYVWINIYRKGTDIVFDVYNTPVDERDDLDTYSDTLYAKRSGIIKNYKVSSCRVLVEQNQLVKEGDPLVTCYVEQPYTTEIIPIEDTAKGEVWADTWYEVNVTAEKVDVQEGFTANKQTTYVLHLGGMKFNFPSQEIAYEKYEEVTKEYNPFFFMEESPLYLEKRQYYEKRDIMRVNTSEELKANLLTLVKNKFKQETDGEFIIKNLEIISEEETETQFIYKCHLTIYENIAY, encoded by the coding sequence ATGATTTATGGGGTGAAAAAACATGAAGATGGCTATTTGGTTACAATTCGAAAGGATGTAGCCAAACAGCTTGAAACTCGTTATCCGATTGTGACAGAGTTATCGATTTATCCTGCCATCTTGAAAATTATTGTTCCCATTGTCGCTTTAACGTGTTTATTAATGATTTTGATGAATAAACATACAATTGGTTATCGAATTAATGGGAATTTAAATACTCAAGAACAACAAGAGTTAGAGGCATTACTTGAGCCCCATTTTAATCAGGTTGGACCATTTCACTTTTTAAAAAGTGAGGTTGAAGATATAAAAACTGAACTTGAAGCGTATTATAATGAATATGTTTGGATAAATATTTATCGAAAAGGAACAGATATCGTTTTCGATGTTTATAATACACCAGTGGATGAGCGTGATGATTTAGATACTTATTCTGACACACTATATGCGAAGCGTTCAGGGATCATTAAAAATTATAAAGTTTCAAGTTGTCGGGTGTTGGTTGAACAAAACCAGCTGGTTAAAGAAGGGGATCCATTAGTTACATGCTATGTCGAGCAACCGTATACAACTGAAATTATACCTATTGAAGATACGGCTAAGGGAGAAGTTTGGGCAGATACCTGGTATGAAGTTAATGTGACGGCGGAAAAAGTTGATGTACAAGAAGGTTTTACAGCTAACAAACAAACTACTTATGTTCTCCATCTGGGTGGAATGAAGTTTAACTTTCCTTCACAAGAGATTGCTTATGAGAAGTATGAAGAAGTGACAAAAGAGTACAATCCATTCTTTTTTATGGAAGAATCTCCCCTTTATTTAGAAAAAAGACAATATTATGAAAAACGTGATATAATGAGAGTAAATACTTCTGAAGAATTAAAGGCAAATCTTCTGACACTTGTTAAAAATAAATTTAAACAAGAGACAGATGGGGAGTTTATCATTAAGAATTTGGAGATAATATCAGAAGAAGAGACAGAGACACAATTTATTTATAAGTGTCATCTGACAATATACGAAAATATTGCATATTAG
- the parE gene encoding DNA topoisomerase IV subunit B, translating into MSTHLNYNEDSIQVLEGLEAVRKRPGMYIGSTDSRGLHHLVYEIVDNAIDEVLAGYGNYIKVTIHENNSISVQDCGRGVPTGMHKSGKPTPEVIYTVLHAGGKFGTGGYKTSGGLHGVGASVVNALSEWLEVTIKRDGSIFRQRFEKGGHPVTGLEVMGKTKETGTLVTFKPDPEIFSTTVYSFDILSERLRESAFLLKGLKIELVDLRNDKEETFYYEDGIKSFVSFLNEGKDTLHEVVYFEGESQDIEVDFAFQYSGSYSENILSFVNNVRTKDGGTHETGAKAVLTRIFNDYARRNGLLKEKDKNLEGADIREGLAAIVSVRIPERLLQFEGQTKAKLGTPEARSAVDNVIAEKLTFFFNENGAVATQLIKKAVKAAQVREAARKAREDARSGKTKKKKETNLSGKLTPAQTKNPQKNELFLVEGDSAGGSAKLGRNRAFQAILPLRGKVINTEKAKMEDIFKNEEINTMIYTIGAGVGANFELSDVNYDKIIIMTDADTDGAHIQVLLLTFFFRYMKELVEAGKVYIALPPLYKVSKGQGKKQVIEYAWTDEELNDVIAKVGKGYTLQRYKGLGEMNADQLWDTTMNPETRTLIQVTIEDAADADHRVTTLMGDKVEPRREWIEQNVDFTMEDDYDIERV; encoded by the coding sequence ATGTCGACGCACTTAAATTATAACGAAGATTCGATACAGGTACTTGAAGGATTAGAAGCGGTACGAAAAAGACCTGGGATGTACATCGGTTCTACAGATAGCCGTGGATTACATCATCTCGTTTATGAAATTGTTGATAATGCTATTGATGAAGTTTTAGCCGGTTACGGTAATTATATAAAAGTAACAATTCATGAAAATAATAGTATTAGTGTCCAAGACTGTGGACGTGGAGTTCCTACCGGAATGCATAAATCGGGAAAGCCAACTCCTGAAGTTATTTATACAGTTTTACACGCGGGTGGAAAGTTTGGAACGGGTGGTTATAAAACATCAGGTGGATTACATGGTGTAGGGGCCAGTGTAGTCAATGCCTTATCGGAATGGTTAGAGGTAACAATTAAACGCGATGGATCTATTTTCCGTCAACGCTTTGAAAAGGGTGGACATCCGGTTACGGGACTTGAAGTGATGGGTAAAACAAAAGAAACAGGAACATTAGTGACTTTCAAGCCAGATCCAGAAATTTTTTCAACAACAGTTTATTCTTTTGATATTTTAAGTGAACGATTACGAGAGTCAGCGTTTTTACTAAAAGGATTAAAAATTGAATTAGTTGATTTAAGAAATGATAAAGAAGAAACGTTCTACTATGAGGACGGAATTAAATCGTTTGTTAGCTTTTTAAATGAAGGTAAAGATACGTTACATGAAGTCGTCTATTTTGAAGGTGAGAGCCAAGATATTGAAGTTGATTTTGCCTTCCAATACTCGGGAAGCTATTCAGAAAATATTTTATCATTCGTTAATAATGTCCGTACAAAAGATGGTGGAACACATGAAACAGGTGCAAAAGCTGTCTTAACCCGTATTTTTAATGATTATGCCCGTCGTAACGGACTTTTAAAAGAAAAAGATAAAAACTTAGAAGGTGCTGATATTCGAGAGGGATTAGCAGCAATTGTTTCTGTTCGTATTCCAGAGCGTTTATTACAGTTTGAAGGACAAACGAAAGCAAAGCTTGGAACACCAGAAGCACGTTCAGCTGTAGATAACGTTATTGCCGAAAAGTTAACATTCTTCTTTAATGAAAATGGAGCAGTTGCGACACAGTTAATTAAGAAGGCAGTGAAAGCGGCTCAAGTTCGAGAAGCGGCTCGTAAAGCACGTGAAGATGCACGTAGCGGGAAAACAAAAAAGAAAAAAGAAACTAATTTATCTGGGAAGCTAACGCCAGCACAAACAAAGAATCCACAAAAGAATGAGTTATTCTTAGTCGAGGGGGATTCGGCGGGCGGTTCAGCTAAACTAGGTCGAAACCGTGCCTTTCAAGCGATTCTTCCATTGCGTGGTAAAGTTATTAATACCGAAAAAGCAAAAATGGAAGACATCTTTAAAAATGAAGAAATCAATACGATGATTTATACTATTGGTGCCGGAGTAGGGGCGAACTTTGAATTAAGCGATGTTAATTACGATAAAATTATTATCATGACCGATGCCGATACTGATGGTGCGCATATTCAAGTGTTGCTTTTAACATTCTTCTTCCGTTACATGAAAGAATTAGTAGAAGCAGGAAAGGTTTATATTGCTTTACCACCACTTTATAAAGTTTCAAAAGGTCAAGGTAAAAAACAAGTCATTGAATATGCTTGGACAGATGAAGAGTTAAATGATGTTATTGCAAAAGTTGGAAAAGGTTATACCCTTCAACGTTACAAAGGTCTTGGTGAGATGAATGCCGATCAGTTATGGGATACAACTATGAATCCTGAAACACGAACTTTAATTCAAGTAACCATCGAAGATGCTGCGGACGCAGATCATCGAGTGACAACACTCATGGGAGATAAAGTTGAGCCTCGTCGAGAATGGATTGAGCAAAATGTCGACTTTACCATGGAAGATGATTATGACATAGAAAGGGTGTAA
- a CDS encoding aspartyl-phosphate phosphatase Spo0E family protein: MKTSNCSTHTTSNEAQILYARITKVKAELHELVKNLGMVHELTVAKSQELDVVVNEYMTHKNQL; encoded by the coding sequence ATGAAAACGAGTAATTGTTCAACACACACAACATCTAATGAGGCACAAATCCTATATGCACGCATTACTAAAGTCAAAGCTGAATTACATGAATTAGTTAAAAATCTTGGAATGGTGCATGAATTAACTGTAGCCAAAAGCCAAGAACTTGATGTTGTTGTTAATGAATATATGACACATAAAAACCAATTATAA